One genomic region from Leptospira tipperaryensis encodes:
- a CDS encoding dTDP-4-dehydrorhamnose reductase family protein: protein MNPSHKILVLGASGMLGSAIYKIFSNQFNFEVWGTVRSPEHIRFFQEKERKNLITNFDVTNQDDLTRIFYEIKPDVVINCIGIIKQQKIANYPLTVLPINSLLPHRLSNLCKLIDARLVLISTDCVFNGKQGMYLETDIPNAEDLYGKSKEIGEVMDEKNVFTLRTSIIGHELNSAYSLVNWFLSQEEQVKGFSKAIFSGFPASELAEIIGTYVIPNPNLFGVYHISSEPISKYKLLELIRKTYNKDIQIIESEELTIDRSLNSQKFRKETGFSPKGWERLVQDMKEYKEKYLDSTHVS, encoded by the coding sequence GTGAATCCATCGCATAAAATATTGGTTCTCGGTGCTTCGGGCATGTTGGGTAGCGCCATCTATAAAATATTCTCCAATCAATTCAATTTTGAAGTTTGGGGAACCGTGAGAAGTCCGGAACATATAAGATTCTTTCAAGAGAAAGAAAGAAAAAATTTAATCACAAATTTTGACGTGACGAATCAAGATGATTTAACGCGAATTTTTTATGAGATCAAACCGGACGTCGTCATCAATTGTATCGGAATTATCAAACAACAAAAGATCGCAAATTATCCGCTTACGGTATTACCGATCAATTCTTTACTACCTCATAGATTATCGAATTTATGTAAACTGATCGATGCTAGACTTGTTCTGATAAGCACCGACTGTGTTTTTAATGGAAAACAGGGAATGTATTTGGAGACGGATATACCAAATGCAGAAGACCTTTATGGAAAATCAAAAGAGATAGGAGAGGTCATGGATGAAAAAAACGTTTTTACGCTTAGAACCTCGATCATCGGGCATGAATTAAATTCCGCATATTCATTAGTAAATTGGTTTCTATCGCAAGAGGAACAGGTAAAAGGTTTTTCTAAGGCGATCTTTTCCGGTTTTCCGGCGTCCGAACTTGCGGAAATAATAGGAACCTACGTAATTCCAAATCCGAATTTATTCGGGGTCTATCACATTTCTTCCGAACCCATTTCTAAATACAAATTGTTGGAACTAATTCGCAAGACTTACAATAAAGATATTCAAATTATTGAAAGTGAAGAACTAACAATAGACCGATCTCTGAACTCGCAAAAATTTCGAAAAGAAACGGGTTTTTCTCCAAAGGGATGGGAGCGTTTAGTACAAGATATGAAAGAATATAAAGAAAAATATTTGGATTCAACTCATGTTTCATAA
- a CDS encoding polysaccharide biosynthesis protein, producing the protein MFHNKVLMITGGTGSFGNTVLKRFLNTEVREIRVFSRDEKKQEDMRISLANDKVKFFIGDVRDYDSVSEAMVGVDYIFHAAALKQVPSCEFYPMEAIKTNVLGTENVIKAAIANKVKRAVVLSTDKAVYPINAMGISKAMAEKLLVAKSRFIPEGGTVLCATRYGNVMASRGSVIPLFVEQLKLNEQLTITDPNMTRFLMSLEDSLDLVLHAFENARQGDIFVQKAPASTILDLATALKELFKKQNEIKIIGTRHGEKLYESLVSREEIAKAEDMGRYFRIPADNRDLNYNKYFIEGEVNVSEFGDYTSHNTDRLNVSQVKELLLKLDYIQETLNA; encoded by the coding sequence ATGTTTCATAATAAAGTTTTAATGATTACCGGCGGCACTGGGTCGTTTGGAAATACCGTGCTCAAACGATTTCTCAACACAGAGGTTCGTGAGATTCGTGTTTTTAGTCGCGACGAAAAGAAACAAGAGGATATGCGAATTTCCCTCGCGAACGATAAGGTTAAATTCTTTATAGGCGATGTGCGAGATTATGACAGCGTATCCGAGGCGATGGTAGGCGTGGATTACATCTTTCACGCAGCCGCTCTAAAACAGGTTCCTTCCTGTGAGTTTTATCCGATGGAGGCGATTAAAACCAACGTATTGGGTACGGAGAATGTGATCAAGGCTGCGATTGCTAATAAGGTAAAACGAGCTGTGGTTTTGAGTACGGATAAAGCCGTCTACCCGATCAATGCAATGGGAATCTCAAAGGCGATGGCCGAGAAATTGCTTGTTGCTAAGTCGAGGTTTATACCAGAAGGAGGAACCGTTTTATGCGCGACTCGATACGGAAATGTAATGGCTTCCAGAGGGTCTGTAATTCCGCTTTTTGTGGAACAATTAAAATTGAACGAACAACTTACAATCACGGATCCGAATATGACAAGATTTCTCATGTCCTTGGAGGATTCTTTGGATCTGGTTTTGCATGCGTTTGAGAATGCAAGACAAGGAGACATTTTTGTTCAAAAGGCACCGGCCTCCACGATTCTTGATTTAGCAACGGCGCTAAAGGAATTATTCAAAAAGCAAAATGAGATTAAAATTATCGGTACTCGTCATGGAGAAAAACTCTATGAATCCTTGGTTTCAAGAGAAGAGATTGCAAAGGCGGAGGATATGGGAAGGTATTTTCGTATTCCAGCTGATAACAGAGATTTGAATTATAATAAATACTTTATCGAAGGTGAAGTAAATGTTTCCGAGTTTGGGGATTATACTTCGCATAATACAGACAGGTTGAATGTATCTCAAGTAAAAGAACTTTTGCTCAAACTGGATTATATCCAAGAGACACTCAATGCTTAA
- the wecB gene encoding non-hydrolyzing UDP-N-acetylglucosamine 2-epimerase: MLKVMTIVGTRPELIKMSRVIAELDRSFQHILVHSGQNYDYELNQVFFEDLEIRKPDYFLNVAGETATTTIAQVLIKADEIFEIEKPDALLLYGDTNTCLSIISAKRRKIPVFHMEAGNRCFDQRVPEELNRKVVDHLSDINLVLTEHARRYLLAEGIRPETIIKTGSHMDEVLQYYREKIDRSMILKELKLEDQKYFIVSSHREENVDTAENLQNLLESLNAICEEYKLPVIVSTHPRTRKRLEGFKELKMNPLITFLKPFGFLDYIRLQMSAFCILSDSGTITEEASLLELPAITIRNAHERPEGMDVGTLIMSGLKKERILDSIRIVTNQNKSGTGKKRVVEDYTAGEVSKKIVSIVQSYTDYINRTVWHKS, translated from the coding sequence ATGCTTAAAGTGATGACAATCGTAGGCACCCGGCCCGAACTGATCAAGATGAGTAGGGTGATCGCCGAGCTGGACCGAAGTTTTCAGCACATTCTGGTTCATTCGGGACAGAATTACGATTACGAATTAAACCAAGTATTTTTTGAGGACTTGGAGATTCGCAAACCGGATTATTTTTTAAACGTCGCCGGCGAGACCGCGACTACGACGATCGCTCAGGTTTTAATCAAAGCGGACGAGATTTTTGAAATCGAAAAACCGGACGCTCTTCTTTTATATGGAGACACGAACACTTGCCTTTCTATTATCTCGGCGAAGAGAAGAAAGATTCCGGTCTTTCATATGGAAGCGGGGAATCGTTGTTTCGATCAAAGGGTTCCTGAAGAATTGAATCGAAAGGTGGTGGATCACCTGAGCGATATCAATCTCGTTTTAACGGAACACGCCAGACGTTATCTGTTGGCAGAAGGGATTCGACCCGAAACGATTATAAAAACCGGATCTCACATGGACGAGGTTTTACAGTATTATCGAGAAAAAATCGATCGATCCATGATTCTTAAGGAACTGAAATTAGAAGATCAGAAATATTTTATCGTAAGCTCCCACAGAGAAGAGAACGTGGACACGGCTGAAAATTTGCAAAATCTATTAGAATCTTTGAATGCGATTTGTGAAGAATATAAACTCCCGGTCATCGTCTCTACTCATCCTAGAACTCGAAAAAGATTGGAAGGTTTTAAGGAATTGAAGATGAATCCTTTGATAACTTTCTTAAAACCCTTCGGATTTTTGGACTATATACGTTTGCAAATGTCGGCGTTTTGTATTCTTTCCGATAGCGGAACCATTACGGAAGAGGCTTCTTTACTGGAACTTCCCGCGATTACGATTCGAAACGCTCACGAGCGTCCCGAGGGCATGGATGTAGGAACTCTCATTATGAGCGGTCTTAAGAAGGAAAGAATCCTGGATTCGATCCGGATTGTAACGAATCAGAATAAATCGGGAACCGGTAAAAAGAGAGTCGTAGAAGATTATACCGCTGGTGAAGTTTCAAAGAAGATTGTGAGTATTGTTCAGAGCTATACCGATTATATCAATCGAACCGTCTGGCATAAAAGCTAA
- a CDS encoding glycosyltransferase family 4 protein, which yields MRICIIVDDYLPESTKVAAKMMHELAVGFRRKGYEVMVVTPGPNLSRSFEVTVLDGIRIYKFRSGQIKNVHKIKRAVNEILLSYRAWKYLRNEFLENENDLILYYSPSIFWGTLVKKLKKLWRAQSFLILRDLFPQWAIDNGILRESSLITKFFQYFERINYNAADTIGIQSYKNKEWFEKQYPIYKNLRVLFNWVENAPIKLETTPYREQLGLKEKVVFFYGGNIGHAQDMGNILRLAKNLREFPVAHFVLIGAGDEVDLVKETVIKESLPNLTLLEPVSQNEFKNLLAEFDVGLFCLNRNHQTHNFPGKVLGYMVQSMPILGCANPGNDLKEVVEEANAGFVSISGDDLLFKENAIKLLDKASRVRMGSNAKKLMDETFSVEAAVHQLDQFIDTRN from the coding sequence ATGAGGATTTGTATCATCGTTGACGACTATCTTCCGGAAAGCACAAAAGTCGCCGCGAAGATGATGCATGAACTTGCAGTAGGATTTCGCCGGAAGGGTTACGAAGTTATGGTTGTTACGCCAGGGCCGAACTTGTCTCGTTCGTTTGAAGTTACGGTTCTTGATGGGATTCGAATCTATAAATTTCGATCAGGACAGATTAAAAACGTTCATAAAATCAAAAGAGCGGTCAATGAAATTTTATTATCTTATCGCGCTTGGAAATATTTGCGTAATGAATTCCTTGAAAACGAAAACGATCTGATTCTCTATTATTCACCGAGTATTTTTTGGGGAACGCTTGTCAAAAAATTGAAAAAACTTTGGCGAGCGCAAAGTTTTTTGATCTTAAGAGATCTCTTTCCTCAGTGGGCGATAGACAACGGAATCTTAAGGGAAAGTTCGCTCATCACAAAATTCTTTCAATATTTTGAGAGGATCAATTACAACGCAGCCGATACGATAGGCATTCAGTCGTATAAAAACAAAGAATGGTTTGAAAAGCAATATCCTATATACAAAAACCTTCGGGTCCTATTCAATTGGGTCGAGAATGCACCGATAAAATTAGAGACAACCCCCTATCGAGAGCAACTCGGCTTGAAAGAGAAAGTCGTTTTTTTTTACGGAGGAAACATCGGACATGCGCAGGATATGGGTAACATTCTAAGATTGGCAAAAAATTTGAGAGAATTTCCGGTTGCCCATTTTGTATTGATCGGCGCCGGAGACGAGGTGGATCTTGTCAAAGAAACCGTGATAAAAGAATCGCTTCCAAATCTTACGCTATTAGAACCGGTCTCTCAGAATGAATTTAAAAATCTATTGGCCGAGTTTGATGTCGGTCTTTTCTGTTTAAATCGGAATCATCAAACTCATAATTTTCCGGGAAAGGTGTTGGGTTATATGGTTCAATCGATGCCTATTTTAGGCTGTGCGAATCCAGGAAACGATCTAAAGGAAGTGGTTGAAGAAGCTAACGCAGGTTTTGTTAGCATTTCTGGAGACGATTTGCTTTTTAAAGAGAATGCAATCAAACTCTTGGACAAAGCGTCCAGAGTAAGAATGGGTTCAAACGCAAAAAAATTAATGGACGAAACGTTTTCCGTGGAAGCTGCAGTCCATCAATTGGATCAATTCATTGATACAAGAAATTGA
- a CDS encoding sugar transferase → MNYERRHSKIYEQFFLSLSFQIFIGWLLLILGIYITLGFVVGWNKEILFYENNFNTLVASIFSFSFSVISLRKIFKFPVAQSSAYILPIVTFAYALIIAYFFFNRKSYSSQVLTSAYMITLAWCFSGYFIGHRYRILKIAFIPLGSAKTMENTHGAEFYPLDEPSLKNQEYDAVVADLTSDELTPEYEKFLAKCTLSGIPVYHTKQIKEALTGRVKIHHLSENDFGSLLPSQFYGFLKRTIDLFACLILIPLIFPFLAITALIIKIESSGPAIFRQKRMGYRGKIFTMYKFRSMYSDIRGQKFTEGPSDPRITRFGKLIRKYRIDELPQLFNVFFGSMSFIGPRPESYELSQWYEKEVPFFSYRHIVRPGITGWAQVEQGYAAEVEGMNVKLEYDFYYIKNFSFWLDMLITFKTIKTIVTGFGSR, encoded by the coding sequence ATGAATTATGAGCGCCGACATTCTAAAATTTACGAGCAATTCTTTCTCAGTCTATCCTTTCAGATTTTTATCGGATGGTTGCTTTTAATTTTGGGAATTTATATCACATTGGGATTTGTCGTAGGCTGGAATAAAGAAATTCTCTTTTATGAAAACAATTTTAATACGCTCGTCGCTAGCATATTTTCATTTTCTTTTTCGGTGATTTCTCTCCGGAAAATTTTCAAATTTCCGGTTGCTCAGTCCTCTGCGTATATTCTTCCGATCGTTACTTTTGCATACGCGTTGATTATCGCTTATTTTTTCTTCAATCGCAAGTCGTATAGCAGTCAGGTTCTCACCTCAGCCTATATGATTACTTTGGCCTGGTGTTTTTCCGGATATTTTATCGGACATCGTTATCGAATTCTCAAGATTGCGTTCATACCTTTGGGTTCGGCAAAGACGATGGAAAATACTCACGGCGCGGAGTTCTATCCTTTGGATGAGCCGTCGTTAAAGAATCAAGAATACGACGCAGTGGTCGCAGATCTTACTTCAGACGAGCTGACTCCTGAATACGAAAAATTCTTAGCAAAATGTACACTTTCCGGAATTCCGGTTTACCATACAAAACAGATCAAAGAAGCGCTGACGGGAAGAGTGAAAATTCATCATCTTTCGGAGAACGATTTCGGTTCTCTTCTGCCTTCACAGTTTTATGGATTTCTGAAAAGAACAATCGATCTGTTTGCGTGTTTGATTTTAATTCCGCTGATCTTTCCTTTTTTGGCGATCACCGCGTTGATCATTAAGATTGAAAGTTCGGGACCTGCGATCTTTCGTCAGAAAAGAATGGGTTACAGAGGTAAAATTTTTACCATGTATAAGTTCAGAAGTATGTATTCCGATATAAGAGGTCAGAAATTTACGGAAGGTCCCTCCGATCCAAGAATCACAAGATTCGGAAAGCTAATTCGAAAGTATAGAATTGATGAGTTGCCGCAGCTGTTCAATGTGTTCTTTGGTTCTATGAGTTTTATTGGGCCAAGACCGGAATCTTACGAACTTTCTCAGTGGTATGAAAAAGAAGTCCCGTTCTTTAGCTATCGACACATTGTACGTCCCGGTATCACCGGTTGGGCGCAAGTGGAACAAGGATACGCCGCGGAAGTCGAAGGGATGAACGTAAAGCTAGAATATGATTTTTATTATATTAAGAATTTTTCATTCTGGTTGGATATGCTTATTACTTTTAAGACGATCAAGACGATTGTAACGGGCTTTGGCTCTCGATGA
- a CDS encoding O-antigen polymerase: protein MSLIIIAFGILNITLSYFLLKKTSWILILIQSYWFFWMFISSLSLTGLFVPSDFTYYLYIMLLSSLTIGAGLYRVYFTFKEKKQNVDEKSFSVFGILDDQKEFYYFVFILIFVFPIVLFFLLKSLYLNLSPDAMPPSLFRAHAFGVYGDSILFGKNKYLYYYSLAINPLILATLFLGVGFYLRLEKKRVLILGSALVAMDTLMMLGRFGFYYILIMLFLILLIKFLRDRQNILKSFTLPRVIGVGLVFILIFSIGTLRSSGKKIDLKEFINVFIIDYHTESFSMFDHELKDKDSLLHERTYGRSSLGGIERGFSFLLGLFRIPFQFQVQSDLIGGYLHKNRLLGYTSDGQPKEYNAFGSVLFSLYKDGGIPFTLLLGTLFGFLLSKYSQSMISLKPFQLSILASLLFIGIFGLFQPVLGGPILLTILFIAVFSIL, encoded by the coding sequence ATGTCGCTAATAATTATCGCATTCGGAATTTTAAATATAACCCTTTCATACTTCTTACTAAAGAAGACCAGTTGGATTTTAATATTGATTCAATCCTATTGGTTTTTTTGGATGTTTATTTCCTCGCTTTCTTTGACGGGATTGTTTGTTCCTTCGGATTTTACGTATTATCTTTATATAATGCTTTTATCCTCGCTGACGATTGGAGCGGGCTTGTATAGAGTCTATTTTACTTTCAAAGAAAAAAAACAGAATGTTGATGAGAAATCCTTTTCTGTTTTCGGAATCTTAGACGACCAAAAGGAATTTTATTATTTTGTATTTATTCTGATTTTCGTTTTTCCGATCGTTTTGTTTTTCCTTTTGAAATCCCTTTATCTCAATCTCTCGCCGGACGCTATGCCACCCTCTCTCTTTAGAGCTCACGCATTTGGGGTTTATGGCGATTCTATTTTATTTGGGAAAAACAAATATTTATACTACTACTCCTTGGCGATCAATCCACTGATACTTGCGACATTGTTTTTAGGAGTCGGCTTTTATCTTCGATTGGAGAAGAAGAGAGTTTTGATACTTGGTTCGGCGCTTGTTGCAATGGATACCCTCATGATGCTGGGTAGATTTGGGTTTTATTATATTCTTATTATGCTTTTCTTGATCCTATTGATTAAGTTTCTAAGGGATCGGCAAAACATTCTAAAATCCTTCACTCTTCCTCGTGTAATTGGAGTTGGGTTGGTTTTTATTTTGATTTTTTCCATAGGGACATTGAGAAGTTCTGGGAAAAAAATTGATTTAAAAGAATTTATCAATGTATTCATAATAGACTATCATACTGAGTCTTTTTCCATGTTCGATCACGAACTAAAAGATAAGGATTCGCTTTTACACGAAAGGACATACGGTAGATCTTCGCTCGGCGGTATAGAGAGAGGTTTTTCGTTTCTATTAGGCTTGTTTCGAATTCCATTTCAGTTTCAAGTGCAGAGTGATTTGATTGGGGGTTACTTGCATAAGAATCGTCTGTTGGGTTATACCTCGGATGGTCAGCCGAAAGAATACAACGCGTTCGGATCCGTGCTGTTTAGTTTATACAAAGATGGAGGGATTCCTTTTACCTTGTTGCTCGGGACATTATTCGGTTTTCTTTTATCCAAATATTCCCAGTCCATGATCTCCTTGAAACCATTTCAGCTTTCTATTTTGGCTTCTTTATTGTTTATCGGAATCTTCGGTCTTTTTCAGCCGGTCCTTGGCGGTCCGATCTTGTTGACCATTCTCTTTATCGCTGTGTTTTCGATTCTCTAA
- a CDS encoding flippase, with translation MLNKIYLRYPNLKRILHNSGWLFFDKLFRMGMGMFLGVWIARYLGPDSYGKLNYVIAYIALVGSFTNLGLDGIAVRELIKDKTYKEEILSTSFFLQFVAGLIAYIISLGLIFALRPGEDDVFWMVCLIGFTLSFRAIGVVKYWYEAQVLSKYFVWLENGLFVIFSGIRIFLILRGFTVFAFVWVGLVESILNLFGYYLIYKFHEGRLSIRHANWKRAVDLLRDSWMLLLSGLAIIIYMRIDQIMIGQMLGDEAVGVYTAAVKISEVWYFIPMAIASSLFPSILKAKEFNQELYLSRLKLLHSAMLLIALLIAIPMSFLSDPIIRLLFGTRFFEAGVILAIHIWAGTFVFVGVASSRYYLTENLQKVELYKSIVGCLSNVVLNFILIPIYGVKGAAIATVISQFLASVLFNVFLKRTREIFFIQLGSINFISFFRQINQLRRSF, from the coding sequence ATCTTAAATAAAATCTACCTCCGCTATCCAAATCTAAAAAGAATTCTCCATAACAGCGGTTGGCTTTTCTTTGATAAGCTTTTTCGAATGGGAATGGGGATGTTTCTGGGAGTCTGGATCGCTCGCTATCTCGGTCCGGATAGTTACGGCAAGCTTAATTACGTAATCGCCTATATCGCGTTAGTTGGAAGTTTTACCAATCTCGGCCTGGATGGGATAGCGGTTCGAGAGTTGATCAAAGATAAGACGTATAAGGAAGAAATCCTTTCAACCTCCTTCTTTTTGCAATTTGTTGCGGGTCTCATCGCATATATTATTAGTCTGGGCCTCATATTCGCGCTTAGACCTGGAGAAGATGACGTCTTCTGGATGGTCTGTTTGATCGGATTCACTTTGAGCTTCCGAGCGATCGGAGTTGTGAAATATTGGTATGAAGCACAGGTTCTATCAAAGTATTTCGTTTGGCTCGAAAATGGTCTCTTTGTAATATTTTCCGGAATAAGAATTTTTCTCATCTTAAGAGGGTTTACGGTCTTTGCATTTGTATGGGTCGGACTTGTCGAATCGATCCTCAATCTTTTCGGTTATTATCTGATCTATAAATTTCATGAAGGTAGGCTTTCCATCCGACATGCAAATTGGAAGAGGGCAGTCGATCTTTTACGAGACAGTTGGATGCTTTTACTCTCAGGTCTTGCGATTATCATATATATGAGAATCGATCAAATTATGATCGGTCAGATGTTAGGCGACGAAGCGGTTGGGGTCTATACGGCCGCAGTAAAGATCAGCGAAGTTTGGTATTTTATTCCGATGGCGATCGCGTCTTCTCTTTTTCCTTCGATTTTGAAAGCGAAGGAATTCAATCAAGAACTCTATTTGAGCAGATTAAAACTTCTTCATTCTGCTATGCTCTTAATTGCGCTTTTGATAGCAATTCCGATGAGTTTTTTATCGGATCCGATTATTCGTCTTCTATTTGGAACTCGATTTTTCGAAGCGGGAGTTATTTTAGCGATCCATATTTGGGCCGGTACATTTGTTTTCGTGGGAGTGGCGAGTAGTCGTTATTATCTTACTGAAAATTTACAAAAAGTTGAACTTTATAAAAGTATCGTGGGTTGTTTATCAAATGTAGTTCTAAATTTTATTTTGATTCCGATTTACGGAGTGAAAGGCGCAGCGATAGCTACCGTTATCTCTCAGTTTTTGGCGAGCGTGTTGTTTAACGTTTTCCTCAAGAGGACAAGGGAGATATTTTTTATTCAATTGGGGTCCATTAATTTTATATCCTTCTTTCGCCAGATAAATCAGCTTAGAAGATCATTTTGA
- a CDS encoding glycosyltransferase family 4 protein, with the protein MRVLYDHQIFSMQNFGGISRYFYESIIRLRKNHNVEIDHSILYSSNEYLIDRTIFPLEKPYTFQDWIPWIQFRGKYRIFRLMQVLGLLPDPKSRMNKEILRKIERSDFDLFHPTYYSSYFLNTLRKIRKPFVLTVYDLIHEKFPSYFPDAEEVIRNKKILIENATGIIAISESTKSDLIQFYNLPAVKIKVVYLGSSFASDLKANKNSNLPKKDYLLFTGNRSYYKNFSYFLESIRTLFEEFPKLQLYCVGGGNFQKEEIALIKELGLTGRVEQFHFESDEELSEYYKNALLFVFPSRYEGFGIPLLEAFSCGAPVVCSNTSSFQEVAGDAAFYFDPDSKESIYDSVREGIINPEKRKEKIQNGNRQISKFSWDKSAKETFEFYQSILKG; encoded by the coding sequence ATGAGAGTTCTCTATGATCATCAAATTTTTTCGATGCAAAATTTCGGAGGTATTTCTCGTTATTTTTACGAAAGTATAATCCGACTTAGAAAAAATCATAACGTGGAGATCGATCATTCTATTTTATATTCTTCTAATGAATATCTAATAGATCGAACGATTTTCCCTTTAGAAAAGCCTTATACGTTTCAAGATTGGATCCCATGGATTCAGTTTCGAGGGAAGTATAGAATCTTTCGATTGATGCAGGTCTTAGGTTTGCTCCCTGATCCGAAATCACGGATGAACAAAGAAATTCTCCGTAAGATTGAACGTTCAGACTTTGATCTATTTCATCCAACTTATTATTCTTCGTATTTTTTAAATACTCTTAGAAAGATTCGAAAGCCCTTTGTATTAACGGTCTACGATTTGATTCACGAAAAATTTCCAAGTTATTTCCCCGATGCGGAGGAAGTGATTAGGAATAAAAAAATTTTGATTGAGAATGCAACCGGCATCATCGCAATTTCCGAAAGTACAAAATCAGACCTCATCCAATTTTACAATTTGCCGGCAGTTAAAATTAAGGTAGTTTATCTCGGCTCGTCTTTCGCTTCCGATCTGAAGGCGAATAAGAATTCAAATCTTCCTAAAAAGGATTATTTACTCTTCACTGGAAATCGTTCTTATTATAAGAATTTTTCTTATTTTCTTGAGAGTATTCGAACCCTATTTGAAGAATTTCCTAAACTTCAACTCTATTGCGTCGGAGGCGGAAATTTTCAAAAAGAAGAAATCGCTCTGATTAAAGAATTAGGCCTTACGGGTAGAGTCGAACAGTTTCATTTTGAAAGCGACGAAGAACTATCGGAGTATTATAAAAATGCGTTGCTCTTTGTTTTTCCTTCGCGTTACGAAGGATTCGGAATTCCTCTCTTAGAGGCCTTTAGTTGCGGAGCGCCCGTCGTTTGCAGCAATACTTCTAGTTTTCAAGAGGTTGCGGGTGACGCAGCCTTTTATTTTGATCCGGATTCGAAAGAGTCAATTTACGATTCTGTAAGAGAAGGAATTATCAATCCCGAAAAAAGAAAAGAAAAGATTCAAAATGGAAATAGACAAATTAGTAAGTTTTCTTGGGATAAGTCTGCCAAAGAAACGTTCGAATTTTATCAGAGTATTCTCAAAGGATAA
- a CDS encoding glycosyl transferase, with product MKAPVLLIAFNRPDFTSIVFETIRQYKPNKFYLAVNAPRADKEGEIQRCADVRSILKKVDWDCEIHTLFREEHLQLKISVSSAITWFFENEEMGIVLEDDIVPDPTFYIYCEQLLEYYKDDSRIGMISGDNFGFGYRRNQDSYYYSLYTHIWGWASWRRAWQGYDVYMKDYVEFFKDGWLRDLFPDPIEFQFWKKNFDAVAYENFETWDFQWVYHNLKNGRLNIMPVINLIKNIGFGEGAAHTIHPSPYANMKTESVSFPLSHPKFVVRDLESDAFSKKTFINPDKKMKDRIFNLLNPLRIVIRLRSYLLGAN from the coding sequence ATGAAAGCCCCTGTTCTTTTAATAGCATTCAATCGACCGGATTTTACCTCGATCGTTTTTGAAACGATAAGACAATATAAGCCAAACAAATTTTACTTAGCCGTAAATGCGCCTCGGGCCGACAAAGAAGGTGAAATACAGAGATGTGCTGATGTCCGAAGTATTTTAAAAAAAGTAGATTGGGACTGTGAAATCCATACGCTCTTTCGCGAAGAACATCTACAGCTAAAAATATCAGTGAGTTCGGCGATCACCTGGTTTTTTGAGAATGAAGAAATGGGGATCGTTTTAGAAGATGATATAGTTCCAGACCCGACCTTTTACATTTACTGCGAGCAATTATTAGAATATTATAAAGATGACTCCCGTATCGGAATGATCAGCGGAGATAACTTTGGGTTTGGTTATCGAAGAAATCAGGATAGTTACTATTATTCTTTATACACTCATATTTGGGGATGGGCTTCGTGGAGAAGGGCTTGGCAAGGTTATGACGTTTATATGAAGGATTACGTCGAATTCTTTAAAGACGGATGGTTAAGGGATCTTTTTCCCGATCCGATAGAGTTTCAATTTTGGAAAAAGAATTTTGATGCTGTTGCTTATGAAAATTTTGAGACCTGGGATTTTCAATGGGTTTATCATAACTTAAAAAACGGTCGATTGAATATAATGCCGGTAATAAATCTTATAAAAAATATCGGCTTTGGAGAAGGCGCTGCCCATACAATCCATCCAAGTCCTTATGCAAATATGAAGACTGAATCGGTTTCCTTTCCGCTAAGTCATCCGAAATTCGTGGTTCGAGATTTGGAAAGTGATGCTTTTTCAAAAAAAACGTTTATAAATCCTGATAAAAAGATGAAAGATCGTATTTTCAATTTATTGAATCCGCTTCGTATTGTAATTCGACTAAGGAGTTATCTACTTGGAGCCAACTAA